Proteins co-encoded in one Bacillus sp. FSL H8-0547 genomic window:
- a CDS encoding phosphotransferase, with protein MHFAEVRHSLFSNNTIQKIANSYGVGKIINCSFLTRGLNDTYLVVTENNKYIFRVYRKGWRMKSDILYELDAINYVSDYGISVSKPLRRNDGQWLTEISASEGTRYGVLFHFTKGERPEINEENCNIIGKALGELHNATDTFTSQNQRSFELNFTHLLDEPADLIIPNLKSLHIDKEDTFKAIINDLKTYLRDIDNLDYGFCHGDFHNFNMHVYAQNLEVFDFDCCGLGFRAYDVSVFLWNLKQNYSNLESSCSEAFLNGYLSRKNINEKNIDAIKKFVTMRRIWFMGILLRNDDVWGTIWRNKSNFDMFISKLEQEVENY; from the coding sequence TTGCATTTTGCAGAAGTGAGACATTCATTGTTTTCAAATAATACTATACAAAAGATAGCAAATTCATACGGTGTTGGAAAAATTATCAATTGTTCATTTTTAACAAGGGGATTAAATGATACATATTTAGTTGTTACTGAAAATAACAAGTATATATTTCGTGTATATAGAAAAGGTTGGAGAATGAAATCGGACATTTTATATGAACTTGATGCCATAAATTATGTATCAGATTATGGTATATCTGTATCAAAACCTTTAAGAAGAAACGATGGTCAATGGCTAACTGAAATTTCTGCATCAGAGGGTACTAGGTACGGAGTATTATTTCATTTCACCAAAGGGGAAAGACCAGAGATAAACGAAGAAAATTGTAATATTATTGGAAAAGCATTGGGGGAACTTCATAATGCAACAGATACATTCACCTCACAAAATCAAAGAAGTTTTGAATTGAACTTTACCCACTTGTTAGATGAACCTGCCGATTTGATAATACCTAATTTGAAAAGTCTTCATATTGATAAAGAAGACACTTTCAAAGCAATAATAAATGATTTAAAGACCTATTTACGAGACATTGACAATCTTGATTACGGTTTTTGTCATGGCGATTTTCATAATTTTAATATGCATGTATATGCCCAAAATTTAGAAGTGTTTGACTTCGATTGTTGTGGTTTAGGTTTCCGTGCATATGATGTCTCTGTATTCTTATGGAATTTAAAGCAAAACTATTCTAACTTAGAAAGTTCTTGCTCGGAAGCATTTTTAAACGGTTATTTAAGTCGAAAAAACATAAATGAAAAAAATATTGATGCAATAAAAAAATTCGTCACCATGAGACGGATATGGTTTATGGGGATTTTATTACGAAATGATGATGTATGGGGAACTATATGGAGAAATAAAAGTAACTTTGATATGTTCATATCAAAATTAGAGCAGGAGGTAGAGAACTATTGA
- a CDS encoding GNAT family N-acetyltransferase, whose amino-acid sequence MTSIQDIFKLDFAYLETFTTRTDTDWGSIFCNENQPSYYDANHAHIDQVCEQPQLVIDQVMNFYQPKQIIPRFYIYNLEAQQELVNLLRINHFGFEELISPVQLWDQIIPEKEMDQAVTIEVVTKDNYSEALDIECSITEFGGKAVREKAFEEEFNHPSFVHYILRYNGEACATACLFISGQQARMESVATQKEYRGRGLIGELIRYIQTEVARQGLEKLWVFPINEKIEKVYQKYGFKTVAKLKTGHAFLGGRSIKDIQG is encoded by the coding sequence ATGACAAGCATACAAGATATTTTCAAACTGGATTTTGCCTATCTGGAAACCTTCACTACCAGGACAGACACGGATTGGGGATCTATTTTCTGCAATGAAAATCAGCCTTCCTATTACGATGCAAATCATGCTCATATCGATCAGGTTTGTGAACAGCCTCAACTGGTGATTGATCAAGTCATGAATTTCTATCAACCTAAACAAATCATTCCGAGATTTTATATCTACAACCTGGAAGCTCAACAGGAATTGGTGAACCTTCTGAGGATAAATCATTTTGGATTTGAAGAATTAATCAGCCCTGTTCAATTGTGGGATCAAATCATTCCGGAAAAGGAAATGGATCAGGCAGTTACTATTGAAGTGGTCACAAAAGACAATTATTCTGAAGCATTGGACATAGAGTGCAGCATTACCGAATTTGGGGGCAAAGCCGTCAGGGAAAAGGCTTTTGAAGAAGAATTTAACCACCCAAGCTTCGTACACTATATTCTCCGCTATAATGGGGAAGCCTGTGCAACAGCCTGTCTATTTATCAGTGGCCAGCAGGCTAGGATGGAAAGCGTAGCAACTCAGAAAGAATACAGGGGCAGAGGTTTAATCGGCGAATTGATTCGTTACATACAGACAGAGGTTGCCAGACAGGGTCTGGAGAAACTCTGGGTATTTCCGATTAACGAAAAAATTGAAAAAGTATATCAGAAATATGGGTTTAAGACTGTTGCAAAACTGAAAACAGGGCATGCTTTTTTAGGAGGAAGAAGTATTAAAGACATCCAAGGATAA
- a CDS encoding DUF4304 domain-containing protein: protein MKQVQPLGTRIFIKRALTKKRLTLFYFEESRCNMPSGRLKMISALRNNVVTTLREKGFKGSFPHFRRITDKKIDLLTFQFDKYGGGFVVEVAKCSPKGLTHHWGEKVPPNKVTAHDVHPDDRLRLNDGPDDWFRYDLANAPESIYEKVAIEVLNHLDEAEAYWDNSK, encoded by the coding sequence TTGAAACAAGTACAACCACTTGGAACTAGAATATTCATTAAGAGGGCGTTAACCAAGAAGAGATTAACGCTTTTTTATTTCGAAGAAAGTAGGTGCAATATGCCATCAGGGAGATTGAAAATGATATCTGCTCTAAGGAACAATGTAGTTACCACACTTAGAGAAAAAGGTTTTAAAGGCTCCTTTCCTCATTTTCGACGAATCACTGATAAAAAAATAGATTTACTTACTTTCCAATTTGACAAGTACGGTGGTGGTTTTGTTGTTGAAGTTGCAAAGTGTTCTCCAAAAGGCCTTACTCATCACTGGGGCGAGAAAGTTCCGCCGAACAAAGTAACAGCACACGATGTACATCCCGATGATCGATTAAGGTTAAACGATGGACCAGATGATTGGTTTAGGTACGATCTAGCTAACGCTCCTGAGAGTATTTATGAAAAGGTCGCAATTGAGGTCTTGAATCATTTAGATGAAGCTGAAGCATATTGGGATAATAGCAAATAA
- a CDS encoding PadR family transcriptional regulator — protein MSTLLNSLSTELRRGTLTLAVLSQLRSPQYGYSLVQLLEESGINIDQSTLYPLLRRLEKQELVTSSWDTSESRPRKYYGLSEYGLEIFLQLKQEWLKNSKELYRLVKGENEDECD, from the coding sequence ATGAGCACGTTATTGAATTCATTATCGACAGAGCTTAGGAGAGGAACGCTGACATTGGCCGTTTTAAGTCAATTACGGTCACCACAATATGGCTATTCACTTGTACAGTTACTGGAGGAATCAGGCATAAACATCGATCAAAGCACCTTATATCCATTGCTTCGCCGTTTAGAAAAACAGGAATTAGTCACGAGCAGCTGGGACACATCCGAAAGCAGGCCCCGTAAATATTACGGATTAAGCGAATACGGACTGGAAATCTTTTTGCAGCTGAAACAAGAATGGTTAAAAAATTCGAAAGAACTTTATCGTTTGGTAAAAGGAGAGAACGAAGATGAATGTGATTGA
- a CDS encoding VOC family protein, with protein sequence MIRSLGQVMVYVKNQDQAKDFWVEKAGFTVIAEEDNKQGMRWIEVAPEGGGTSIVLHNKDFIAQMEPELNLGTPSLMFFTDNVDRLYDDLKNKGVKVGEIVNLPSGKLFNFADDEDHYFAVQERQ encoded by the coding sequence ATGATACGCAGTCTGGGTCAAGTGATGGTATATGTTAAAAATCAAGATCAAGCTAAGGATTTTTGGGTGGAAAAAGCAGGTTTTACCGTTATTGCAGAAGAAGATAACAAACAAGGCATGAGATGGATCGAAGTAGCTCCGGAAGGGGGAGGAACAAGTATCGTGCTTCATAATAAAGACTTCATTGCTCAAATGGAACCTGAACTGAATCTTGGTACTCCTTCTCTCATGTTCTTTACAGACAACGTGGACCGTTTGTACGACGATTTAAAGAATAAAGGGGTGAAGGTCGGTGAGATTGTAAACTTACCGTCTGGAAAACTGTTCAACTTTGCCGATGATGAAGATCATTATTTTGCTGTACAGGAAAGGCAGTAA
- a CDS encoding response regulator transcription factor, whose protein sequence is MKKILIIEDETDIAELERDYLEVNGFDSDIASTGEEGLHLARTHSYNLILLDLMLPGIDGLELCKKLRDFLDIPILMVTARKEDIDKIRGFDRGADDYIVKPFTPSELVARVKAHISRYDRLIKRDFLKNEIEIKNLRVDLDSRRVYVDHEEKAFTAKEFDLLVFMATHPERVFTKEHLFERIWGYDSLGDITTVTVHIRKIREKIEQDPSVPKLIETIWGVGYRFKKE, encoded by the coding sequence GTGAAGAAAATATTGATTATTGAAGACGAGACGGATATTGCTGAACTGGAAAGGGATTATTTAGAAGTGAACGGATTTGACAGTGATATCGCTTCTACCGGGGAGGAAGGGCTGCACCTGGCAAGGACTCATTCGTACAATCTCATATTACTTGATTTAATGCTGCCGGGTATAGATGGGCTCGAGTTATGCAAAAAACTTCGGGACTTTCTGGATATTCCGATTCTCATGGTGACCGCCAGAAAAGAAGACATTGATAAAATCAGGGGATTCGACCGCGGGGCAGATGATTATATTGTAAAGCCCTTCACTCCAAGTGAACTGGTTGCTCGCGTAAAAGCACATATTTCAAGATATGACCGGTTAATCAAGCGGGATTTCCTGAAAAATGAAATTGAGATTAAAAACCTGAGGGTGGATCTCGATTCCCGGAGAGTATACGTCGATCATGAAGAAAAAGCATTTACCGCAAAAGAGTTCGATTTATTGGTGTTCATGGCGACCCATCCTGAAAGGGTCTTCACGAAGGAACACCTATTCGAGAGGATCTGGGGTTATGACTCTCTTGGAGACATTACGACGGTCACTGTGCACATCAGGAAAATCCGGGAGAAGATTGAGCAGGATCCATCTGTGCCTAAATTAATTGAAACCATTTGGGGCGTAGGCTACAGATTTAAAAAAGAATAG
- a CDS encoding HAMP domain-containing sensor histidine kinase produces MAVSLKKRLILSNIGMVVIPILALIIVELAAGYLFFYVLGRKPEGEDMRVFQTFRFAAMIVILAITSSILTYSISRSILDPIERLSTTAKKISEGDLDHSCASDQKHELGQLSNTFEDMRLKLKKAAAVQHQYELSRQELIASISHDLKTPLTSIKGYVSGIQDGVAGTPQKLNRYLSKIEKNAHEMDVLIDELFLYSKLDLEQIPFEFEKVKLDDYFHDFIEELSLTLEQEQGKAILIYDPHQSHIVEADREKLNRVVMNISQNSLKYMDKSLKEIQIILSGGEKEVQVEIKDNGSGIRKKDIDHIFDSFYRTDESRNSSTGGTGLGLSIAKKIIEKHGGKIWAASEPGVGTSIYFTLKKVNEREENIDY; encoded by the coding sequence ATGGCTGTGTCCTTAAAGAAAAGACTTATTTTATCCAATATCGGTATGGTTGTCATCCCGATTCTCGCTTTAATCATTGTCGAACTCGCAGCCGGCTATTTGTTTTTTTATGTGCTCGGAAGAAAGCCGGAAGGGGAGGACATGCGAGTCTTTCAAACCTTTCGTTTCGCAGCAATGATTGTGATACTGGCCATCACCAGCAGCATCCTGACCTATTCAATTTCGAGGAGTATCCTTGATCCAATTGAGAGATTATCCACGACGGCGAAAAAAATCAGTGAAGGCGACCTTGATCACAGCTGTGCTTCAGATCAGAAGCATGAATTGGGGCAGTTGTCCAATACCTTTGAAGACATGAGGTTGAAACTAAAGAAAGCGGCAGCGGTTCAACATCAGTACGAGCTGAGCCGACAGGAGCTCATTGCCAGTATTTCGCATGATCTAAAGACACCCTTAACCTCGATAAAGGGTTATGTGAGCGGCATTCAGGATGGAGTGGCGGGCACTCCTCAGAAACTGAACCGTTATCTTTCCAAAATTGAAAAAAACGCTCATGAAATGGATGTGCTCATCGATGAACTGTTTCTCTATTCCAAGCTGGACCTTGAACAAATTCCATTTGAGTTTGAGAAAGTAAAACTGGACGATTATTTTCATGATTTTATTGAGGAACTTTCGTTAACACTTGAACAGGAACAAGGGAAAGCGATTCTGATCTATGATCCTCATCAATCTCATATCGTGGAAGCGGACAGGGAGAAATTAAACAGGGTCGTCATGAATATCAGCCAAAACAGTTTGAAGTACATGGATAAATCATTGAAAGAGATCCAGATCATCCTGAGTGGAGGAGAAAAAGAGGTCCAGGTGGAAATCAAAGATAATGGGAGCGGAATCCGAAAAAAGGATATTGACCATATTTTTGACAGCTTCTACCGGACAGATGAATCGAGAAATTCATCTACGGGAGGCACCGGTCTCGGACTGTCGATAGCCAAAAAAATCATTGAAAAACACGGAGGGAAAATCTGGGCAGCGAGTGAACCGGGAGTGGGGACGAGTATATATTTTACACTGAAAAAGGTGAATGAGCGTGAAGAAAATATTGATTATTGA
- the rnz gene encoding ribonuclease Z, with protein sequence MDLLFLGTGAGMPAKARNVTSVALRLLEERQAVWLFDCGEATQHQILHTSIKPRKIEKIFITHMHGDHIYGLPGLLGSRSFQGGEEPLVIYGPSGIKDYVEVSLKLSYTHLKYPLEIVEFEDGTVFEDSQFKVEAKRLSHGVPSYGYRITEKDLPGMLMVDKLKEAGVQPGPLYKKLKEGETVTLEDGRTLHGQDFLGAPKKGRVVTILGDTRTCPQVEELAANADLLVHESTFGKDDEQLAYEYFHSSTTQAARAALNAGVKKLVLTHISARYQNEDQVTLLSEASAIFPNTSVAEDFSCFEVERHDS encoded by the coding sequence ATGGATTTGCTGTTTTTGGGGACAGGTGCCGGGATGCCGGCAAAAGCGAGAAACGTTACGTCGGTTGCGCTACGGCTGCTTGAGGAGCGGCAGGCGGTCTGGCTGTTTGACTGCGGGGAGGCCACGCAGCATCAGATCCTGCATACAAGCATTAAACCGAGAAAAATAGAGAAGATTTTCATCACCCATATGCACGGGGATCATATTTACGGACTTCCAGGGCTGCTTGGAAGCCGTTCGTTTCAGGGAGGGGAAGAACCGCTTGTGATTTATGGTCCATCGGGCATAAAAGACTATGTGGAAGTTTCTCTGAAGTTAAGTTATACGCATTTAAAATATCCGCTTGAAATCGTGGAATTTGAAGACGGGACTGTTTTTGAAGACAGCCAGTTTAAAGTAGAGGCCAAGAGGCTTTCCCATGGGGTGCCGTCCTACGGCTACCGGATCACGGAAAAGGATCTGCCCGGCATGCTCATGGTGGATAAGCTGAAAGAAGCGGGTGTTCAGCCAGGACCGCTCTACAAGAAATTGAAAGAAGGAGAAACGGTCACGCTTGAGGACGGACGGACCTTGCACGGGCAGGACTTTCTCGGCGCTCCTAAAAAAGGAAGAGTCGTTACGATACTTGGTGATACAAGAACTTGCCCTCAGGTAGAGGAGCTTGCGGCAAATGCCGACCTTCTTGTGCATGAATCCACGTTCGGCAAGGATGATGAACAGCTTGCGTATGAGTATTTTCATTCATCAACTACTCAGGCTGCCCGAGCTGCTTTGAATGCAGGAGTGAAAAAATTGGTTCTGACACATATCAGCGCCAGGTATCAGAATGAGGATCAGGTTACTCTCCTAAGCGAAGCATCTGCTATTTTCCCGAATACTTCTGTTGCAGAAGATTTTTCATGTTTTGAGGTGGAGAGACATGACAGCTAA
- a CDS encoding DUF4279 domain-containing protein, whose product MQREYTQTYTYFGIESNGWISSKGLVGNKNGIFDPNEITDELGIQPFSSWKKGDKRRDCSEYLFSSWEAERSDKDMLDVEAQCLDTIKNLRNKISVLQNFKEKYDVNYILMVVPSIYGEEKPHIAFNEEIIEFCYLTGTTINFDTYIYHITIGDRILDFIHRMKKMIFGMKAR is encoded by the coding sequence ATGCAGAGAGAATATACACAAACATATACATACTTTGGAATAGAGAGCAATGGATGGATCAGCTCTAAAGGATTAGTTGGAAACAAAAATGGAATTTTTGATCCTAATGAAATCACAGATGAATTAGGGATCCAACCTTTTAGTTCCTGGAAGAAAGGTGATAAAAGAAGAGATTGCTCCGAATATCTTTTTTCATCTTGGGAAGCAGAAAGATCTGATAAAGACATGTTGGATGTCGAAGCACAATGTTTAGATACAATAAAGAATTTAAGAAATAAAATATCAGTGCTGCAGAATTTCAAGGAAAAATACGATGTAAATTACATATTGATGGTTGTACCGAGTATTTACGGTGAGGAAAAGCCTCACATTGCCTTCAACGAAGAGATTATCGAGTTTTGTTATTTGACAGGAACGACAATTAACTTTGATACGTACATTTATCATATTACGATTGGTGATCGAATTCTTGATTTTATCCATAGAATGAAGAAGATGATTTTTGGCATGAAAGCAAGGTAA
- a CDS encoding RDD family protein, with translation MKSLTKKRTKAILIDLAISSAVTAGVEYFLRKKVKSEAVHTLITPTIVMWSLEFAQLRKSGQTAGYKKMGLVLENEDGSKPTSRQIIKRMGYRDTVSTLDYIKNRKTFEAKEGAVLPHDRFSGTEVREV, from the coding sequence GTGAAATCATTAACAAAAAAACGAACAAAAGCGATACTAATAGACTTGGCGATCTCAAGCGCTGTAACAGCTGGAGTTGAGTATTTCCTGCGCAAAAAAGTTAAAAGCGAAGCAGTACATACGCTGATCACACCGACTATTGTCATGTGGTCACTCGAGTTCGCACAGCTACGCAAAAGCGGTCAAACCGCCGGCTACAAAAAAATGGGGCTTGTTCTTGAAAATGAGGATGGGTCAAAACCGACTTCCCGCCAAATCATCAAGCGCATGGGCTACAGGGATACAGTAAGTACACTTGATTACATAAAAAACCGGAAAACGTTTGAAGCCAAAGAAGGAGCCGTCCTGCCGCATGATCGCTTTTCGGGTACAGAAGTACGGGAAGTTTAG
- a CDS encoding class I SAM-dependent methyltransferase, whose protein sequence is MSEIISYYNTFDEWGRLEREPVEFQVNWHYINKYLPSTGHILDNGAGPGKYSMALATDGYSVTLTDLTPKLVKIAEDKVQELHLAGQFEGFHVADARDLAMLKDEHFDSALMLGPMYHLQEENDRIKAVRDYTV, encoded by the coding sequence GTGAGTGAAATAATCAGCTACTACAATACTTTTGATGAATGGGGCCGGCTTGAACGTGAGCCAGTCGAATTCCAAGTGAATTGGCATTATATAAATAAATACCTGCCGAGTACCGGGCACATTCTTGACAATGGGGCGGGACCCGGTAAATATTCAATGGCGCTAGCTACAGATGGATATAGCGTGACGCTGACCGATTTAACTCCGAAACTGGTAAAAATAGCTGAGGATAAAGTACAAGAACTCCATTTAGCCGGGCAGTTTGAAGGTTTCCATGTGGCAGATGCGAGAGATTTGGCCATGTTAAAAGATGAACACTTTGACTCAGCCTTAATGCTTGGCCCTATGTATCATCTGCAGGAAGAAAACGACCGGATCAAAGCCGTAAGGGATTATACCGTGTAA
- a CDS encoding GNAT family protein produces the protein MFKAKINSQTYLAILEPRHADELYALIDNSRESIGQWLAFPSQTNQVQDTHSFIQSSLKRLSENNGYWAGIWYKDEIAGSIGFLYLDWEARKTEIGYWLGDEFTGKGLAIKSVTQLIEHAFSDLNLRKVEINAASKNLKSRSIPERLGFTQEGVIRSYEYLNEEFHDRVTYGLLKEEWKNRKSHVVSEPNHDQT, from the coding sequence GTGTTCAAGGCTAAGATCAATTCACAGACATACCTGGCTATTCTGGAACCAAGACATGCAGACGAACTATACGCTTTGATAGATAATAGCCGTGAAAGTATCGGCCAATGGCTTGCTTTTCCCAGTCAGACAAATCAAGTACAGGACACACATTCATTTATCCAGAGTTCTTTAAAAAGGCTTTCCGAAAATAACGGCTATTGGGCTGGAATCTGGTATAAAGACGAGATTGCTGGTTCAATAGGTTTTCTTTACTTAGATTGGGAGGCAAGGAAGACTGAAATCGGTTATTGGCTTGGAGATGAATTTACAGGGAAGGGATTGGCCATAAAATCAGTAACGCAATTAATTGAACACGCTTTTAGCGATCTGAATCTTAGAAAAGTTGAAATAAATGCGGCAAGCAAAAATCTTAAAAGCAGATCAATTCCAGAAAGGCTGGGTTTTACCCAAGAAGGTGTCATTCGAAGTTATGAATACTTGAATGAAGAATTTCACGACAGAGTGACATATGGATTACTGAAAGAAGAATGGAAGAACCGGAAATCACATGTAGTGAGTGAACCTAACCATGATCAAACCTAA
- a CDS encoding NUDIX domain-containing protein, whose protein sequence is MLGIQEIDDKKVRINNREAVRAVIIQNNKILMVHSNLGDYKFPGGGVEKNESHAEGLMREVAEETGYLTGSVRDKMGVVIERHLDDYDNEAIFQMTSHYYLCELTDEKVIGQQLEDYESEQEYTSKWVKLEDAIEQNQTILNQCEKNVWIHRENFVLTELKKLMN, encoded by the coding sequence ATGTTAGGAATTCAGGAGATTGATGATAAAAAAGTTAGGATAAACAACAGAGAAGCGGTCAGGGCTGTAATTATCCAAAACAATAAGATCCTTATGGTTCATTCAAATCTTGGAGACTATAAATTTCCAGGTGGTGGAGTAGAAAAGAATGAAAGTCATGCAGAAGGTCTAATGCGTGAGGTAGCAGAAGAGACAGGCTATCTCACCGGATCAGTTAGAGACAAAATGGGCGTTGTCATTGAAAGACATTTAGATGATTATGATAATGAAGCTATCTTTCAAATGACTTCACATTATTATCTGTGTGAATTAACAGACGAGAAGGTCATTGGCCAACAGTTAGAGGATTACGAGTCTGAACAAGAATATACGTCTAAATGGGTAAAGCTTGAAGATGCGATAGAACAAAACCAAACCATTTTAAATCAATGTGAGAAGAACGTATGGATACACCGTGAAAATTTTGTTTTGACGGAATTAAAAAAATTAATGAATTAG
- a CDS encoding VOC family protein gives MNYVQVRVARPTNNLQEIVQFYGEGLGLKQIGQFQNHEGYNGVMFGIPDASYHLEFTQHIDGSPCPAPTKDNLLVFYIPVQDEIQRLYSQLTTMGYKAVEPENPYWKESGITIEDPDGWRIVLMCTKGI, from the coding sequence ATGAATTATGTACAAGTTCGTGTAGCTAGACCAACAAACAACTTACAGGAAATCGTTCAGTTTTATGGAGAAGGATTAGGGTTGAAACAAATCGGGCAATTTCAAAATCATGAAGGCTATAACGGGGTTATGTTTGGTATTCCGGATGCATCCTACCATTTAGAATTTACCCAGCACATAGATGGAAGTCCGTGCCCTGCTCCAACAAAAGATAATTTACTTGTTTTCTATATTCCTGTTCAAGATGAAATTCAGCGTTTATATAGCCAATTGACAACAATGGGCTACAAGGCGGTCGAACCTGAAAATCCTTACTGGAAAGAATCTGGTATTACGATTGAAGATCCAGATGGCTGGCGTATTGTTTTAATGTGTACTAAAGGAATTTAG
- the rpmG gene encoding 50S ribosomal protein L33 has translation MRVNVTLQCTESGDRNYITTKNKRNNPDRLELKKYSPRLKKVTVHRETK, from the coding sequence ATGAGAGTCAACGTTACACTTCAATGCACAGAATCAGGGGACCGCAATTACATTACAACTAAGAACAAACGCAACAATCCTGATCGTCTGGAGCTGAAAAAATATTCTCCGCGCCTTAAAAAAGTAACGGTGCACCGCGAAACAAAGTAA
- a CDS encoding histidine phosphatase family protein — translation MTAKHLYLVRHCQAHGQEVSASLTEAGFQQAERLVSFFEGKKIDRILSSPFRRAIQTAGPLAAARGLEIERDDRLAERVMSGTDMADWKEKLKETFDDFSLAFDGGESNESGMKRVSSLIGDLLAAEERHLVLVSHGNLSALLLRFFEESYGYDHMMKMSNPDVFHIELNEGEANIRRIWS, via the coding sequence ATGACAGCTAAACACCTCTATTTGGTCCGCCACTGTCAGGCGCATGGTCAGGAGGTTTCGGCCTCTCTGACCGAAGCTGGGTTTCAGCAGGCTGAAAGGCTTGTTTCTTTTTTTGAAGGGAAAAAAATAGACCGGATTCTCTCAAGTCCGTTTCGCCGTGCCATCCAGACCGCTGGGCCGCTTGCTGCTGCGCGGGGACTTGAAATTGAACGGGATGACAGACTGGCAGAGCGGGTCATGAGCGGAACAGATATGGCAGACTGGAAAGAGAAATTGAAGGAAACGTTTGATGATTTTTCCCTCGCTTTTGACGGAGGAGAATCAAATGAATCAGGCATGAAGCGGGTAAGCTCCCTCATTGGCGACTTGCTGGCAGCTGAGGAGAGGCACCTCGTTTTAGTCAGCCATGGAAATCTGTCTGCGCTTTTGCTTAGGTTCTTTGAAGAGAGCTATGGATATGACCACATGATGAAGATGAGCAATCCGGATGTTTTCCATATTGAATTAAATGAAGGTGAAGCAAACATTCGCCGGATATGGAGTTGA
- the nei gene encoding endonuclease VIII: MPEGPEIRRAADQIEKALLPLPVGEVSFAFDHLKDYEPLFEGARVEKVETKGKAMLIRFNNGFTIYSHNQLYGKWVVRNAYTYPKTNRILRLAIHNEKKSALLYSASDIEVLRDSEVPAHPFICKAGPDVLNDDITPEDLFYRFMDKRFFRRRWSALLLDQGFVAGIGNYLRSEILYAAKIHPDMRPVDCTEEQLRAAAEAIIRITVQSYRHKGITNDLELAEKLKKQGEKRSQYRHWVFNREGRPCRKDGTEIVKIITSSRRLYYCPECQKRGE, encoded by the coding sequence ATGCCAGAAGGCCCGGAAATCCGGCGTGCAGCCGACCAGATTGAAAAAGCTCTTCTTCCGCTGCCGGTAGGAGAGGTGTCCTTTGCATTTGACCATCTGAAAGATTACGAACCTCTTTTTGAAGGGGCACGAGTGGAAAAAGTAGAGACAAAAGGAAAAGCGATGCTGATCCGCTTCAACAACGGCTTCACCATCTATTCCCACAACCAGCTTTACGGGAAATGGGTTGTCCGAAATGCCTATACATATCCTAAAACAAACCGGATTCTCAGACTCGCCATTCACAACGAGAAAAAATCGGCTCTACTGTACAGCGCCTCTGACATTGAGGTTCTCAGAGACAGTGAAGTGCCGGCTCATCCGTTCATCTGCAAAGCAGGTCCTGATGTCCTGAACGACGACATCACGCCTGAGGATCTATTTTACCGTTTCATGGACAAGCGCTTTTTCCGGAGAAGATGGTCAGCTCTGCTTTTAGATCAGGGCTTTGTCGCCGGAATCGGAAACTACCTGCGAAGCGAAATCCTGTATGCGGCAAAAATCCACCCGGACATGAGACCCGTCGACTGCACAGAGGAACAGCTCCGCGCAGCTGCCGAGGCCATCATCCGCATCACAGTCCAATCTTACAGGCACAAGGGAATTACAAATGACCTGGAGCTTGCTGAAAAACTCAAAAAGCAGGGAGAAAAAAGATCCCAGTACCGCCACTGGGTTTTCAACCGCGAAGGAAGGCCCTGCCGCAAAGACGGAACGGAAATTGTGAAGATCATAACTTCATCCAGGCGGCTGTATTACTGCCCGGAGTGTCAGAAAAGGGGAGAATGA